One Rhodococcus sp. P1Y DNA window includes the following coding sequences:
- a CDS encoding response regulator transcription factor — translation MTNVLIVEDEESLADPLAFLLRKEGFDATVVGDGPSALAEFDRAGADIVLLDLMLPGMSGTDVCKQLRARSGVPVIMVTARDSEIDKVVGLELGADDYVTKPYSARELIARIRAVLRRGSDAELDGTTDTGVLEAGPVRMDVERHVVMVNSEQITLPLKEFDLLEYLLRNSGRVLTRGQLIDRVWGADYVGDTKTLDVHVKRLRSKIESDPAKPEHLVTVRGLGYKLEG, via the coding sequence GTGACCAACGTACTGATCGTCGAGGACGAAGAATCGTTGGCCGATCCCCTCGCTTTCCTCCTGCGTAAGGAAGGGTTCGACGCCACCGTTGTCGGCGACGGCCCCTCGGCTCTCGCTGAATTCGACAGGGCAGGAGCGGATATCGTGCTTCTCGACCTGATGCTGCCGGGAATGAGCGGCACCGACGTGTGCAAGCAGCTACGCGCACGCTCGGGTGTTCCCGTCATCATGGTGACCGCACGAGACAGCGAGATCGACAAGGTCGTAGGGCTCGAACTGGGCGCGGACGACTATGTGACCAAGCCGTATTCGGCGCGCGAGCTGATCGCACGTATCCGTGCGGTGTTGCGGCGCGGGAGCGACGCAGAACTCGACGGCACGACCGATACCGGTGTGCTCGAGGCAGGCCCGGTGCGTATGGACGTCGAGCGCCACGTGGTCATGGTCAATTCGGAGCAGATTACGTTGCCGCTCAAGGAATTCGATCTCCTCGAATACCTGTTGCGAAACTCCGGCAGGGTCCTCACGCGCGGTCAATTGATCGACCGGGTCTGGGGCGCCGATTACGTCGGCGACACCAAAACCCTCGACGTGCACGTCAAGAGACTTCGTTCGAAGATCGAATCGGATCCCGCGAAGCCGGAGCATCTCGTCACCGTTCGTGGACTCGGCTACAAGCTGGAGGGGTAG